The sequence CCTCGCTGTGCAGCTGCAACCTGCTCCTTCATTCCCTCAAGAACGCGTTGGTAGTTTGTGCTCATGTCAGCATACTGTTGTTGGAGCTCTTCATACCCGGATTCGGCTTtagcggcctccgcctcaaaCTCTCGATCAATGCACACACATTTCTCCTTGAGTCTGCCTATTCTTTGTTCGCTGTCTTCTATCTGCTTTTCTTTCGTCGCTGACGGGACATAACTCGCGAAATTCGCATGTTGTTACGTGGCAAGTGTTGCTCTAGTGGCCCACTATGTGCCGGAAAAAGCCCATGTTTGTTGCAGCAGCCGGAGGTACATATGCCTCATACTGGACAACCTCATCGTTCCGAATCGGGTCGTGTACACAATGTCACGACAAGCGGCGCCTAGGTTGGAGCTCTACAAGTTTCGGCCTACGCGAAGCGGGGAACATGTCGCCCAAGTACCGTTGGAACCTAGGACGTGAGGGACGGTTGACGGCAGCATCAGGACTCTGTTTCCACATTAATGGCTCCAGGTCCGCTACGTGCGTTCTCGAAGAGTGATAGCGGACAAAGCATGCAACTACACGTAGGTTGTTAAAACTGACTGATCATTTCGCGAATTGTCTGAATCCTCCTTCGCATCATCTCATTCTCAAGATCGTagtttctctcctcgtcctccttcttcttcttggcTTGAGGTTTAGCGGACATCTTAGCGAGTGTTGttgcccgccgcgcctgacACCACGGTCGCGTTGCCTGACCCGGCTGTGCTACAGCACGTGCTCTGGAAGATAAGACGTGAACACAGCCAGTTTCGCGAGTAGCAGGGACTCTTTGAAATCCGCAGCGTACACGTTCACTCTCAGACCTCTTCGGAAAAAAGATGCATCAAAGCGCGTGCAGCCGCTGTTGTCCAAATAGCCAGTTGCCCTACCTTTCAGAGTAGCATGCGCTCTATTATTTATTGCAGTGTTATTTCGATTGTTCCTGCACTGTCTGGCGGCAGCTTGAGAGAATCGTAGTGTGACTTGGTGGGGCAGCACCACATGCTGAAGCCACCTCGTCGCGCTTTAAGTTGTTCTGGAACGACACAGTCAGCCGCCATAGTGCTGAAAGTCGCAGATCCCAGTTCACCGGGCAAAATTGACCATCAGCTTGGGTTGATATCACGAAAAAAGGGTTTTCCGCTGTGAGACGTCCGTTCAAACACCCGGGAACGTGCCATTCCCGCCCCGCAGCCACCGTTGCGTATTCGCCTTGCAACTGTGTTGCGGCTGAGACTCACGTTATCGCTGCTTGTTAAAGGGAACGATGATATATGATGTCTGCTCCGTAGGTTAGTCTTCTGAATTCATCTTCGACCTTTCGAGAAGCACGAGAACCGCCTCACGCTACAGCGTGGGTCGAGAGGCAAAAGCTGCTGCTGAGCCGGCAGCCTTTCGTAACGTGTCATGGCCATTCTCCTATAAAAATTGCCTACGCGCTCTCCACGGTATTCGCTTCGTATGCAGCAGGGTCAGCGAGATGCGCGGCCGCTTTTTCCGGTTAAAGCAAGAGCACACTAAGCGCGTCTTTCTGCTCACGGAAGAAGCTGCTTTGTACGTACAGCCCCTCACAGGAAGCACGCGACCCTGTCCACATTTCAGCTTGGACATCGTGCTACGCACGCCTCCGATTGTTTGAGAACCAGTCGGTATACAAAATGATGCGAGTGAAACCAGTTTTCGGGCTCGCTgtcggctgctgcctcgcggtgAGTAGAATTTACTTCTTTATTTCCGTGCGGACAGTCAttccagcggcagctgctgggcCACACGGTCCTTGGCGAGGTCTTGAGGTCTGCGCAGGCTGAGAAATTTGATTTACGATCCGTACTCGTGCCAAGCAAGTGCGTTTGACGCACTGTGAATGCGAAACTTATATTGGGGGTTGCGTTGCTCCATCAGCTCACCTCTTCACCCCTTGCACTTCCAAGACGCGtggcaggcgagcgagcccATGCCAGTAGACATTTTCTACAAGGTTCCTGGTGGGTTTGCACGACTGTGGCTTTGCTTTTCAAACGTCGTCCTTCAGCCTTGTTCGCAATCAGTGTATGGCGAAGGGGACCTGGCAGATGCGCTAGCGAAGGCGAATGACAAAGCAAGTATGGTGCTACAGCCCAGCACTAGTGAACTATAGTAATGAATGCGGTGTCATTTGCATTTTAGCGTTACTTTCGGAGGTTCGAAATATGACATGAAACCCTCCACCACCGGTGAGTGACAAGAAGTGTTCCAGCTGAagcaagagaaagagagagaactAGAAACAAAGGTACGAAACACGACAGCCAATCCGACTGTGGTGTCATGCGCATGCTTGTTTACTGCAGGAATACTTGCGTTCCATCGCGGAAAGGAAAATTGACGGAATCAGGCGTCGTCTTCAGGTAATATGCTAAGAATACTATTTTCTTTCTGTGTCACCCATCGTTGCTGGTGAAGCTTGTGCGTAGCGGGAAGGGCACACGTTATTGATACCGCCACGCGAAAGTCGCGTTCAACGCGGGGCTACCTCGGCCGTGCGGACGGGCTTATGACCTGCCGTGTAATTCCTTCATTGACTAACGTGGAAGAGGATGTCTTCCTGCAATATATGTAGCAGACACTCCCGCGCACAACAAGGCCGTGTCTTCTATGCAAGGTGATAACATGGCCTATCCTGTATGTGACACTGACGGATGCTCGTCGGAAACGCGAAAGAATACAAAGGGAGGACAAGCAAACATCTGCCAACCCACGTgccgagaagaaaacggaCTTCGAACACGGCTGCTAGCACGGAAGTACTGCCACCTTTCTCTCTCAATAAAGCCGGTCATGACTGAGAGCAGCATACAATATTCTAAATCGTTATTGGCTGACTGGTACGAGCACCGATACATTATTCCATCGAAcccgggcggcgcaggagggcTCTGCCAGGCACACAGAGTGTCAGCTTGACACTACAAAACGTACTGTCAGTTCCTTAAAATCTCCTGCAGCAGGAGATCTTCGTCATGAGGCATGTATGATCAGGCCCGATTCGCGCAGTCGCGAGGTCCACGAGCTTGCCACGATTGCCTCCATTGATGCAGTGTGTATGAATATGACGGGTCCAAATACCCGGTCTGTACAAATCACCACACAATTATACCGTCGTGCGAACATGCAGGCTGCCATGTGTCCTTCGTCGTTCCTCAATCGGCACGAATAATGATGCGCACATCGCATCATACAGTTGAAGAAGCCATTTTGGGGGCAGAGTCACATCCGTAGTGTGTGTTTTCTCCCAAAACAAGTCTTGCTCAAAGCGGCGCATGGCCTTTATTCACCTGTAGCGTGCCTTCGACAAGTTCCCTGTGGCGATGGTTCGGCACTGGGTAGAAAAAGACAGGTGGGAAAATACATATTTTTGCAAGTAGGCAGCAACCTGCCAGATCGGGGCCGGCCCTTTCTGCATATTCGTGGTCAGGTTGggcctcgcctccacgcgcctcCGTATAGTCAGAAGCGGTTCGCGCAACGCCTATGGTATCGGTGCAGATATTCGGGGTATGCTCCCGTTCTTGCCGTCGATGAAAAGAGCAAGAAGACGAATTCAGCTGGCCACATAACCATGTAAACGTTGCCCTGGTCAACAGTGCGGGACCTGCAGGATGGATACATAGATATCACAAATCAGGCATAGACTAGCCTGACACGAGGCGTACGCTATCGCGAGGGGTAGAAAGAAAGATGGAGCATTCACATCACGGAATGGAGGCGCGGTTAGGGGCCTCAGCATCGCTGACATACAATGGCGCTGCGCAAGTAAAGCATCTAACAATCTATTTTCAGTACCTGTTCTCTCAATGGTTTTCAGTGCCGCATTCGGTGCGCCTGTGAGTAGTGCCAACATGTGGTCTGCGTCGGGCGAAAACTTAGCCACCTGCGATTTGATAATTCTGAAGGCGTCCACCGCTGGGTCTGCATCGTACGATCCCCACTCGGAAAAGGGCCGCCCGACATGGCGGAGAACGAAGCCTATCAAATCGTGCCCTATTAACAACGAAACCTCAAACATAAATTCTGTCGTGTTGCGCTGTCACTGGCTCTGCTTATTTGTTCATTtgctcccctcccccccacctACTCATTTGTGACTAGTACTATGTGCTCTACACAATGATTTGCCACTCAATAACGTGCCAGTGAAGGGAAGATGGCTCTACGCGTGCTGAACGTGCGCGCGCTGTCATTGCGAACCATTGAAAAACAGAGCATGATCCCAGAAAACTGAGCACAAATGACACGTACCGGCAGAACAACCGACGATTGCATTCCCGAGCTCGACGGCGTCTGGGCGCTGCATGCCCATGAATAGTGTCGCGTTTGCCCGCAGAAAACCTGGCAAAGGCTTAACAGCCTCCATATCTACATCCGCGTATATACCTGAATCCAAGCACCGCTCGACAACCATGGATGTGCTCAGATGCAGCCATACCATCTCGCATCGCCACCCTCTCACATAGCACCACGCACAGTCACTCTCACGGGCTACCGCCTCGCGCCTACAATAATGTAATCATAGCCTGTGTATACACTCAAGACAGGCTCGCGACGAAACGCGCGACTGACAGCCAAGACTGGCAGAACTTGCGTACAGCAAGGAGCTTGTACGCACGTAGGTTTGGAACAGGTAGCGTTGGAAGGGCGCATGAACGGGCATTAGGATGTCAAGTCCGTTCCTCACCTCCATAATGCCACAGAATCAGCAGTCTTGCGATATCCGACTTGGCCCCTAGGCATGACTCTGTGCGGTACATCTCGATCGCGCGGTTCAGCGTCAGTGAATAGGAACTAGGATTCTGTCCCCCACCGCTGCTTTCGCACCGAGTGAGATTCTGCTCGCTTCTTGAAACATGCACTGGATCTCCGCCAGCGGAGCCTCCATATTGAGAACTCCCAGAGTGTACGTTCTGTTCTAGTGTATTCAGCAGCAAGCCgacctgcgcgtctctccacaAAGTCTGGGTCAAGTCCGGGTTGTGTCTCGTCCACGATCTTCTAATATGATTGAAAAAAGGTGGCACAGGGTCGTCTCCCAGCCACACAAAGTGAAGGAGGGGAGGAATCTCTTTCTCACAAGCAAGCTGTGTCCAGCCAGACTCAACGGGAGAGTTTTGCTTGAGGCTCGGCAACGAGATGGCGGCGTCAGCCCCAAGAACATCGGTCGAAGCACGCTGCGTACCAAGTGAGGGAGTGCCCTTCCTATCGCTTCTCACCAACGCTTCGTTGTCGTGTATGTGCGCCTCGTGTATGGCTCTCAATAAGGGCAGGGCTAAACCCGTAAAGCAGGTGTCAGGCACCTTGTCCCCTGTTAATGCTTCACATTTTGAGGGTTGTTCCTGCTGTGGGAGCATTACGCCACCGTCCTCTTGGAGGGACGGAAATTCAGACGTAAGCCTAGGAATAGAATCAGCCACAATCTCATCCTGCTTCTCGTCTCTGGACAGCCGCAACAGGCCATTTTGAGCAGGATCCACACATAGCGACTCCAGATTTCGACGCACAGCGGAACGCCACCACAGATTCTTTAGCATGGAAAACCAGACGTTGTCTTTTGGACTCCAGAGGTTGAACCGAATTTCGGAAGCAGGTGGGAAGTCGGGCAAGCCGCTTGCCATGTTCTTTCCATGAGTGTATTCCACGCGTGCTCCGAACTTGCAGACCAGTAAACCTGCAGCTCCGGCTTGTGTGCTGCCGCGGTAACGAGAGGCCACTCAGCCACATGTCATTCACTGCATCCTGGCCTTGAGAAACACAGCGTGAAAAGAAGCGCGCGTCACCAACGTTTCAGCTAGTGAAGGTCATTTGGGTTGTGCCCAGCAGAAGCGAAATGCGAATTCAGCAACCGAGGTACGCGTACAGATTTCCAGTGCATGCAAGTGTGCATTTTGCCACTAGGCATTTCTGCGCAGAGCTCCTTCTCTGACCGAAAAGATGCCCGATAGCACTGAACACAGAGTTCGGACACTTTTGCAGATTGATAAGGGTGAAGTGTCATATTTAACCAGAACGTGGATGCGAGGGTGTCGACCGGCACATGAACTGTGTATGCGGCTCGTCACAGACGGTGTGCGGCGCGGTTCCGTTGTGACATGCGTTGTTGTACTCTGCGGGCAACTGTTCACAAACTTGTTCAAATTTTGTTTTAACTTAGGAAGGGAAAGGCTTACGCGGCAGTGTGCAAACCGTCCAAGTGCAGAACCTGTTCTTATATAGTGCGCAGCACCCGCCGGAGCTGTGTGAAGGGCAAGCTGTGGTGCATTtggacgaggccgcgccgggcgcggagcTTCCGAGAGCCAAGCACTGGGGCGATGCCGCGTCGGCTGCTTCACCCGTGATGGAAATGTAAGTCTCTGTTGCATTGTCGCAACAGTTGCTTTCGACGTGACGTCAGCACCGTGTAGATCGGCAGCTAAAAAGACTATCTAAGAGAACCGCTGGCGTCACCGGCTTGTGATCGTGATAAAGGTAGCCTGGACAATACGCCGCGGCCCAGCAAAGTATAAAAACGCGCAGATGCATGATATCTCAATCACTTTGGCACACTGTAGGCCCTGCACACTATAGGCCCTGCACACTGTAGGCCCTGCACACTATAGGCCATGCACACTGTAGGCCCTGCACACTGTAGACCCTACCACAAATGCACTGCCAATGACACCACGGCGCACAAAACGTCATTTATGATGGGACCTTGGGCGAGCCGCAACGCCACAGAGTAGGGAAGTTGCTGGAAAACGCTGGCGCGCTTGCAAGGCTACATTCGGTTGCCAGCTACACAAGTGTAGTAAAAACCTGAATTGAGCGAGCGCAGGTGAATTGTCATTTCCTCGTCGTGCTTCACGGTCTCATCCGgtgtcgcggcgcaggcaacCGGATGCTGAGCGGGTTACTTTCCTTGCCTGTGCTATAGGACAGCAGACGGGGCTCGCTGTACAGAGATACAGGATGAGGAGGCGATGCAACGGTCGGGAGAACGTAGTCTATCAATGTGGTTCAACCACATTGATAGACGCGGTGGCGCCATATCATATGCACGCCCTTTCTGATGTCACTCAGGGCAGCGGTCACAACAAGCTAATGCACGCCGCTTTCTCTAACATGCTGATTTGTTTCGTAATGAAGACATCCCAGCCCTTACAATGAAGACAATACCACTCTGACGCGAGTGAGTTCTCAGCTGCTCTTATCGCACGCGGTTGTTTACATCTAACTTGCCATTGAGTTTGTGCCGCATATGCGCCAAATTCTTCTTCTCTTGCTGAGTTTCCGCTTACTCAGACGTAGTCTTCACTTGCGCCCCTGTCGCTGAGTTCTGTCGACTGCGATATGTTCGCTTGCTCACCTCCTTTCTTGGGCAGCGAAAGACCAGCCATTTTGTGTGACGCTCTTTCTTTGGTGCgcgaggagcggcgcgcgaaagTCCCAAAAACGGCGGCGGGCTGAGGGTCTTGGGTAAAAGGCCTGGCATATCTCAAGAAAAAAGAGTCACTCTGATAAAATCCATATGGGTTGGTTGACTGTGGATTTGCAAATCTTTCGGATGTCTACGGAGACCTGCTGGACTTTATTACTTGTCAACTGGAAATGACAGCTGTAAAATCCACATCAAAGTCCTCTGCTAAGTGCAGTGCTCCAGTTCTCCTGTGTTGGCTGGCCTGGCAGCCTCGGCTCGGCTGTGCTTTCCAAACTCGCGGTGACTTGCGCAAGCGGATGCCTTTACTCTTACAGCTCAACAGTCAGGTTCGAGACCCGGTTCACCCTATTTACATACCAAGGGGGGGAAATAGAGATGCTACGCAGAGCCTGAGACAGTGAATTCTCTCGTCGATTTTCTGCGTTCTGCCATCGCGAGTCGTCAAGGGACCGCCCCAGGGATTGCGCTCCCTGGCGCTCCTTCTTTCCTAACTCCACCACACGTTGCGAGCAGCAGGGTATCATTAGGAGCATTTGACTACGTAACCCATCCTCGTGTTGGCGTCCATGCGTCCTCCCTGTCCTTTGCAGACAACGGTCTCACAGGTCGCGCTGCCCTGCGCGCTGAGGTGAGCGGCTTAGTGTGGCCCGTTTGTGTTGGCTTTTAAAAGATCCCTGGGGGAGCGGGAGTACGCACACTCCGCTAGTGTGAGCGAAATACCAGTTTAGTGGCACAAAACTGCCTGATACAAGACCTGGTGCATGTTTAGTTGTCGCGCGTCACTCTAGCACCATGGTACGTGGGGCAGCATCATGCTGCTTCCGCCGTCCTTCTCGTGCAGACTgtttctcctcgcttctGCATTCGGGGTCTGGTCACCCCACCAGCACTTTGGCTGAGGCTCATGGCACCCCGGTGACCGCCCCGTGTCGCTGCCCCGTCTCAGAGGCTGCTTATTTCTTTCATCGCCCTTCCCAGAGCTGAACCCGTGATGAAAACCAGAGTCGTCGGTGcttccgtcgccttccgTAGGAGCGCGAGTGGATGACGTCATCACAAAGCGTTGGCATTTCTCGCTCTCCCAGAAGAAAGTCTCAGGCTTGTCGCTTTCGCAAgtgcgctctgcgccgccccactgttctccgtcgcctcccaAGCTCATACTTGTCCTCCGACTGGagttgctgcagctgcttcccGGCCCCCTGCTGGGGactccgcgcgcttctcccgCTCGGCGCTGGTGGCCCCGATCGATCGGACCAGAGCGGACGTACGCGGAATCCAGATGATctcgaggcagcgcggccgaTCTGCCGCCAGCACCTCGTCCCACGTTCTCTTGGAACAGCGCCGtccgctctgcttcgcctgaaGAATCCTGGCTGCGTGCGCCATGCGCAAGGGATCGCAGCTCGTGGGCTGGGGACGACGCCTTCGATCGCACGGCATGGTGCTGCGCAAACGGACTCGGGGAAGAGGAGACATCCACAGCTGTGCTGTTCCACAGGGCGCGGAACGGTCTATGCTGAAGGAGCTCGAACTGATAGATGACGCGGCCGCTCgtgccgcgctgctgctcgcgccaCGGAGGCAGAAACAGTTCATCGCAGTTCTGCAACATGGGGCAGTCCGACGAGGGCTTGGACCTGGGATCCCACTGGAGCCCAACAGGAAAGTGCGAAAAGTCGTGCCCAGTTCCGGAGTGTAGTGCTTTCCGTCTCTTCAAATGTCGCTCGACATCTTCCAGCGACGCGGCCCACgggtcgctctcctcctctcggtCGCCT is a genomic window of Besnoitia besnoiti strain Bb-Ger1 chromosome IV, whole genome shotgun sequence containing:
- a CDS encoding hypothetical protein (encoded by transcript BESB_051580), which produces MRNLYWGLRCSISSPLHPLHFQDAWQASEPMPVDIFYKVPGGFARLWLCFSNVVLQPCSQSVYGEGDLADALAKANDKASMVLQPSTSEL